TGTTTTGCGGTCATCATCCCCTACCGCTACATTGTGCCGGCTTATGCTCGAGCACCACTTTTGACCGAAGCAGAACGGGAGGCTATTCCCAATCCATTCGTCAGCGAGTTCGGGGAGCGGGTGCGTTTGTTAGGCTATGATCTATTGGAGCAAACGGTCAGGCCCGGGACAAGGTTGTGGGTTACCTTGTATTGGGAAGCGTTACAAAAGATGGATACAGATTACAGCGTTTTTGTCCATCTCGTAGATGATCGTGGCGTAATTCTCGCCCAGCGAGACACTTATCCTGGCGCAGGTACTGATCCCACCCGTGATTGGGAGGTGGGGCAGGCTAGACGCGATCTCTATCCTCTGGATGTACCTAGCACACTGCTAGCTCAGGGTCCTCTTCGCATCCGGGTGGGCTTGTACAATTATGCAACTAGACAGCGTTTACCGGTCCGCTCCTGGGAAGGCAGGGTGATTGATTTCATAGAATTGCCTGTAGAACTGGGACTGGAAGGAGGCTCTATTACCGAACTCGCTGAGTTATATCTTGAATTCGATGAGCTGATTGCATTGACGGGCTACCACGTGGAGCCCATTGTCGCTAGGCCAGGAGACACGCTGCAAGTGACTCTGCGCTGGCAGGCACTAAAGACGTTGGATACAGACTATACGGTATTTGTGCATCTGATGCGCACGGGCGCTCAGATTTGGGGACAGAACGATCATGTGCCACGCAATGAACAATCACCAACGTCTACCTGGGTCGCTGGTCAGGTAGTCACGGATTCGTTTGAATTGCGCATTTCTCCAGATGCGCCAGAGGATAACTATCAACTCATCGTAGGGCTTTACGAATCGGCTACGATCAGACGGCTAGCGTTGCCAAGTGGTGTGGATTTCGCAGTACTAGGTCAGATTGATGTAAGGAATAGGTAGCAGACCATAGACAAGGCCACGGGCAGTCAGTCACGATGGTACTAGGACGAAGTTGTAGGATTTCTCCGCTTAGCGGCTTCCCATTCGCTGTAGATGCACCCGCAATAGCGTTGTTGATACATGTCATGCTCGCGTGCCATTCGTCCGCGCACGCTCCAACCCCTGCGTAGGTTCTCGAAGTAGAACTGCACGCCATACTGGCTAGCCAACTCCTCACCGATGCTGCGTATCAGAGCTTGCTGTTGATAGGGACTGATGAAGAGGGTTGTCGTGAAAGCATCAAAGCCCTGTTGCTGAGCTATCTGAGCCGTCCGTTCCAAGCGCAGTTGGTAACAAATGGTGCAGCGCTCGCCAAAAGCCTCGTGCCCGGCGACAGCGCGAAAGTAGGCAGGCATATCGTATGCCTCCCAAACTATGGGCAGCTCAATCTCTGCGGCATAGGACTGCATGCACTCGCGCCGTCGTTCATGTTCCGCAAAGGGATGGATATTGGGATTGTACCACAAGCCGGTCAGGTCAAAGCCCTGTTCACGCAGGCGTTGGACAGAATAGGTGCTGCAGGGTGCGCAGCAGATATGCAACAGTAGGCGTTTGCCCTGACCAGGCTTCTGGTCTGGGGAAGCCTGGGGCGCTACTCGTAACGACACCGCATAGCACAACTGGATTGTAAAAGGCTCCTCGGCAATGAGTTTTGCCTTGCCTTGGGCTAGCAATTGCTGAGCTTTCTGGAGAGAGCAGGGCGATAAACGCTGACCGGTTGCATCAAGGACAATCGCTTGGGACATGGTCTCAAAGAAGGGGGGGCTGCGTAGGCTTCTGGACGTATGGCAACCCCAAATGTTCGTATGCACGTGGGGTGGCCAAGCGTCCCCTAGGCGTGCGTTCCAAGAAGCCTAGTTGCAACAAGTAAGGTTCACAGACATCCATAATCGTATCTGCTTCCTCGCTTAGGGATGCGGCAATCGTTTCCAGCCCTACCGGGCCGCCATCGAATTTCTCGATGATGGTGCGCAGGATCTTGCGGTCAATATCGTCCAAGCCCAATTTATCCACTTCGAGCAAATTCAGTGCCTGCAGGGCAACTTCTTCGGTAATGATGCCCTTCGCACGTACCTGCGCATAGTCCCGCACGCGCTTGAGCAGCCGGTTGGCTACACGGGGAGTGCCCCGTGCACGCTTGGCAATAGCCCGAATCCCGCCGTGGTCTATAGGGATGCCGAGGATGCGGGCTGAACGTTGCACAATTGCTTCCATGGCAGCGAGGTCATAGAAATCGAGTCGGTACACCACGCCAAAGCGGTCGCGCAGTGGTGAGGTCATCAAAGCAATGCGGGTTGTGGCACCAATGATAGTAAAAGGAGGCAGCTTCAAGCGAATGCTGCGTGCGCTGGGACCTTTGCCGATCACGATATCCAACGCAAAGTCTTCCATCGCTGGAT
The DNA window shown above is from Chloroflexota bacterium and carries:
- a CDS encoding epoxyqueuosine reductase QueH, with the protein product MSQAIVLDATGQRLSPCSLQKAQQLLAQGKAKLIAEEPFTIQLCYAVSLRVAPQASPDQKPGQGKRLLLHICCAPCSTYSVQRLREQGFDLTGLWYNPNIHPFAEHERRRECMQSYAAEIELPIVWEAYDMPAYFRAVAGHEAFGERCTICYQLRLERTAQIAQQQGFDAFTTTLFISPYQQQALIRSIGEELASQYGVQFYFENLRRGWSVRGRMAREHDMYQQRYCGCIYSEWEAAKRRNPTTSS
- the ruvB gene encoding Holliday junction branch migration DNA helicase RuvB, which translates into the protein MRDERIISPKRNENEDALDSSLRPRQLSEYIGQERIKENLSICIAAAKGRGESLDHVLLYGPPGLGKTTLAHVIANEMGVNIKITSGPAIERPGDLAAILTNLRKSDILFIDEVHRLGHPVEEVLYPAMEDFALDIVIGKGPSARSIRLKLPPFTIIGATTRIALMTSPLRDRFGVVYRLDFYDLAAMEAIVQRSARILGIPIDHGGIRAIAKRARGTPRVANRLLKRVRDYAQVRAKGIITEEVALQALNLLEVDKLGLDDIDRKILRTIIEKFDGGPVGLETIAASLSEEADTIMDVCEPYLLQLGFLERTPRGRLATPRAYEHLGLPYVQKPTQPPLL